The Trichocoleus sp. FACHB-46 genome has a segment encoding these proteins:
- a CDS encoding family 10 glycosylhydrolase, giving the protein MSKSRLATSVCLGLLLQCLVLLSPAVAERISLGVARSSDNAADWESITTRLQAAKVGYRVIDFQQVQRAADLNGISVLFLPNVETVTEAQAIALEEWMSRGGRVVVSGPVGRLSPLGVRQALRSLLGAYWAYPLSEPTGLQTITRQPQSWARKGQAASGLWGGVIMPSSLSSQTIATWKSATGVNPAVTATGAPSDNPPAIVTTERSTFFGWNWGRRSSGSAEFDGTWLRAALSRYGEVPVVTVPIAAAPLPATPTNSTAPKPSVGTSTLSLPLSSTPPTGSTALRQAPTQSGNDPAEQVAPPGIEVEPGALPIATLEAIAMRQELENLIGRVASALLTANAANSSAQTATSISTSDNTTASSLVASSKEFVAATPTKTSATAASSDPVQVVATARQGLQKFSQLVAQGDYRKARSQWIQTRRFLWDNYPTERLRAQPEIRAIWLDRGTIVRAGSEQGLAALFDRLAASGINTVFFETVNAGYTIYPSQVAPQQNPLTRGWDPLAAAVKLAHARGMELHAWVWAFAAGNERHNLLLNLPKDYPGPVISAHPDWANYDNRGRIIPAGQEKPFLDPANPEVRRYLQQLLNEIASRYQVDGIQLDYIRYPFQDPAAGRTYGYGKAARQQFQQFAGVDPLKISPSDRNLWQRWTNFRTQQIDSFVAETSQQLRRAKPNLVMSVAVFPLPQHERIQKLQQHWETWAERGDIDLVVPMAYAMDTNRFQRLVQPYLTSSKLNSTLIMPGIRLLNLPEAVAIDQIQALRDLPSGGYALFAAENFNDRLQTIFQKTQGPIQRTPKEPVPYRQPFAAAAVRYTALQREWNFLQGQKQLWMREPALSRWQNQSKALDQALQALAERPGRDRLKTAKRELTNFRAQFSSWMNLYALEHRYQVDAWEHRLDTIDTLLNYGDRVTLSSTPNRSANR; this is encoded by the coding sequence ATGAGCAAGAGTCGGCTAGCGACTAGTGTTTGTTTGGGCTTGTTGCTGCAATGTCTCGTGTTGCTCTCCCCAGCGGTTGCCGAACGGATATCTCTAGGAGTGGCACGCAGCTCAGATAATGCGGCTGACTGGGAAAGTATTACCACTCGGCTGCAAGCCGCTAAAGTCGGTTATCGCGTGATTGATTTCCAACAGGTACAGCGAGCCGCTGACCTCAACGGCATCAGCGTGCTATTTCTGCCAAATGTGGAAACAGTTACAGAAGCGCAAGCGATCGCCTTAGAAGAGTGGATGAGCCGAGGTGGGCGGGTGGTCGTTAGTGGCCCTGTCGGTCGGTTGTCGCCTTTAGGGGTACGGCAAGCCCTGCGATCGCTCTTGGGTGCTTACTGGGCCTACCCTCTTTCAGAACCCACGGGTTTGCAAACCATCACGAGGCAACCCCAGTCTTGGGCGCGCAAAGGTCAAGCGGCCAGTGGCCTCTGGGGAGGTGTGATTATGCCTTCTAGCCTCAGCAGCCAAACGATTGCGACTTGGAAAAGTGCTACAGGAGTTAATCCTGCTGTCACTGCCACTGGAGCGCCTAGTGACAACCCACCGGCGATCGTGACCACGGAGCGATCCACTTTCTTTGGTTGGAATTGGGGTCGGCGCTCTTCAGGCTCTGCTGAGTTTGATGGCACTTGGCTCCGAGCCGCTTTGAGCCGCTATGGGGAAGTGCCAGTCGTCACAGTTCCTATCGCAGCAGCGCCACTGCCCGCGACTCCAACTAACAGCACAGCCCCAAAACCCAGCGTAGGCACCAGCACCCTCAGCCTTCCTCTCAGCTCTACACCGCCAACAGGCTCCACAGCGTTGCGTCAGGCACCTACCCAGTCTGGCAACGACCCCGCCGAGCAGGTAGCGCCTCCAGGCATAGAAGTTGAGCCAGGGGCACTCCCTATCGCCACGCTCGAAGCGATCGCAATGCGCCAAGAGCTAGAGAATTTGATCGGCAGAGTGGCAAGCGCTCTCCTCACTGCCAATGCCGCTAACAGCTCTGCTCAGACAGCTACTTCAATCTCTACATCCGATAACACAACCGCATCCAGCTTAGTTGCCAGCAGCAAGGAGTTTGTTGCCGCTACGCCTACTAAAACTTCAGCCACGGCTGCTTCCTCTGACCCGGTTCAAGTTGTAGCCACGGCTCGTCAAGGGCTGCAAAAATTTTCTCAATTAGTAGCGCAAGGAGATTACCGCAAAGCTCGTAGCCAGTGGATCCAAACTCGACGATTCCTTTGGGATAACTATCCGACTGAACGGTTACGGGCTCAACCGGAAATTCGTGCTATATGGCTGGACCGAGGCACCATTGTCCGAGCGGGTTCTGAGCAAGGACTCGCAGCTTTATTCGATCGCTTGGCAGCATCGGGCATTAACACAGTTTTCTTTGAAACCGTTAATGCAGGCTATACCATTTACCCCAGCCAAGTTGCACCACAACAGAACCCGCTCACCCGTGGCTGGGATCCGCTAGCGGCTGCCGTTAAGCTGGCTCATGCTAGAGGCATGGAACTACACGCTTGGGTTTGGGCCTTTGCCGCTGGCAACGAGCGCCACAACTTGCTGCTAAATCTTCCCAAAGATTACCCAGGGCCAGTCATTTCAGCTCATCCAGACTGGGCCAACTACGACAACCGGGGTCGCATCATCCCAGCAGGCCAAGAGAAACCATTTCTTGATCCAGCTAATCCTGAAGTACGGCGTTATTTGCAGCAACTCCTCAACGAAATTGCCAGCCGCTATCAAGTTGATGGCATTCAGTTAGACTACATTCGCTATCCTTTCCAAGACCCAGCGGCTGGGCGCACTTACGGTTATGGCAAAGCCGCTCGTCAGCAATTTCAGCAATTTGCCGGCGTTGACCCCCTCAAAATCTCTCCCAGCGATCGCAACCTATGGCAGCGCTGGACTAACTTCCGCACCCAACAAATCGACAGTTTTGTAGCCGAAACCTCACAGCAATTACGTCGAGCAAAACCTAATTTGGTCATGTCAGTCGCGGTGTTTCCCCTACCGCAGCACGAACGCATCCAGAAGCTGCAACAGCATTGGGAAACTTGGGCAGAGCGGGGAGATATTGATTTGGTCGTGCCGATGGCGTACGCAATGGATACCAATCGCTTCCAACGCTTAGTCCAGCCTTACCTAACTTCCAGCAAGCTCAATTCAACCTTGATCATGCCAGGAATCCGGCTGTTGAACCTCCCCGAAGCGGTGGCAATCGATCAAATTCAGGCGCTACGAGACTTGCCCTCTGGGGGTTATGCTCTATTTGCAGCTGAGAATTTCAACGATCGCTTGCAGACCATCTTTCAGAAAACTCAAGGACCAATTCAACGAACTCCCAAAGAGCCTGTCCCTTATCGTCAACCTTTTGCGGCGGCAGCGGTACGTTACACAGCTCTGCAACGTGAGTGGAATTTCCTTCAAGGGCAAAAGCAACTTTGGATGCGGGAACCTGCTTTAAGCCGTTGGCAAAATCAATCAAAAGCTTTGGACCAAGCGCTCCAAGCTCTAGCCGAACGCCCCGGACGCGATCGCTTAAAAACTGCCAAACGAGAATTGACTAACTTCCGGGCTCAATTTAGCAGTTGGATGAACTTATACGCCCTAGAGCATCGTTACCAGGTAGACGCTTGGGAGCACCGCCTAGACACCATCGACACCCTGTTGAACTACGGCGATCGCGTGACGCTTAGCTCAACACCCAACCGCTCTGCTAATAGGTAA
- a CDS encoding universal stress protein, producing MPMLVRLQGALGSTDLIEQILLLPQRPKGDRSSGKLHLPGQARRATKRHLQANRPEAASGADAEINLVVGYNSSPKSQTALDLTLWIAHQTRLATRRQVTVQVVYVINPTDCLDSIPTTTDFRPVRTGKKSSQRQAQLSKALVAPDTYSAASSATSEREGAIATLAEPTLEDAGLPFGNYPLCQVDQFEQADRILWQARCLANEWRGSLKTHLRFGQVAQELRSVAKAESAVLLWLGCDSPKNSIVRTLSANSPCPVLGVPSSLHPDRYFDA from the coding sequence ATGCCAATGTTGGTGCGGCTACAGGGCGCACTGGGTTCAACTGACTTAATCGAGCAAATTCTGCTGTTGCCTCAGCGGCCCAAGGGCGATCGCTCGTCCGGTAAACTGCATTTACCAGGTCAGGCTCGGCGGGCTACTAAACGGCACCTCCAGGCTAACCGTCCAGAAGCAGCGTCTGGAGCTGATGCTGAAATTAATTTGGTGGTGGGCTACAACAGCTCCCCCAAAAGCCAGACCGCTTTGGATTTGACCCTGTGGATTGCTCACCAGACTCGTTTAGCGACTCGTCGCCAAGTGACCGTACAGGTGGTCTATGTCATCAATCCCACTGACTGTCTAGATAGCATTCCCACTACAACCGATTTTCGCCCGGTCAGAACGGGCAAGAAATCTTCTCAGCGCCAAGCGCAGCTATCTAAGGCACTGGTGGCACCTGATACTTATAGTGCGGCCTCTAGTGCCACTTCGGAGCGGGAAGGCGCGATCGCAACTCTAGCTGAACCAACCCTAGAAGATGCTGGGCTACCATTTGGCAATTACCCCCTGTGCCAAGTAGACCAATTTGAGCAGGCAGACCGAATTTTGTGGCAAGCCCGCTGTCTAGCTAACGAGTGGCGTGGTTCCCTGAAAACGCACCTACGATTTGGGCAAGTCGCTCAGGAATTGCGGAGTGTTGCTAAAGCAGAATCGGCAGTGCTGTTGTGGTTGGGTTGTGACTCTCCCAAGAACTCCATTGTCCGAACCTTGAGCGCCAATAGCCCTTGTCCCGTCTTGGGCGTACCCTCTTCTCTCCATCCCGATCGCTACTTTGATGCCTAA
- a CDS encoding DEAD/DEAH box helicase — MNVSSTLPELNLRELFPFELDAFQYQAIAALNAGRSVVVCAPTGSGKTLIGEYAIYRALAQGRRVFYTTPLKALSNQKLRDFRDRFGPEQVGLLTGDVSINREAPILVMTTEIFRNMLYGTPIGEVGTSMVGVEAVVLDECHYMNDRQRGTVWEESIIYCPPDVQLVALSATVANSDQLTDWIGRVHGPTELIYSDFRPVPLRFHFCNPKGLFPLLSQDQKKINARLKPKGGRGQRKREDEPGLAYVVSQLQQRDMLPAIYFIFSRRNCDRAITQVEHLSLVNEAEAAKLKHLIDEFLMRHPDAGRAGQIEPLYRGIAAHHAGILPAWKGLVEELFQQGLIKVVFATETLAAGINMPARTTVVSSLSKRTDLGHRLLNPSEFLQMSGRAGRRGMDELGHVVTVQTPFEGAKEAAYLATVGADPLISQFTPSYGMVLNLLQTHTLEEAQELVERSFGQYLATLSLRPQQQAIADLTKELEQLQAQLELVDPQLFSSYEKLQERLKEERRLLKILQHQAQEMQSGDIAVALSFAIAGTVLGLKGENVPTADPIPAALVMKTPGSGQFPYLVCLGQDNRWYVVAVGDVVSLRAEIPRIKAVDSLIPPTEMPLKPGQCRKGNEETGAIARQIPPVPSLLETAPEVQAQLERLQAVQTQLEAHPLHQWGNSATLLKRQRRVQNLQEDIAQRQAKLEQLSHQHWEEFVHLIEILQTFGGLDGLTPTVLGQAAAAIRGDNELWLGISLMSGELDDLDPHHLAAACAALVTEVSRPDSWTRYQASSAVEEALGGLRGLRRQLFQVQRRHQVALPVWLEDELIALVEQWALGVEWAELGENTSLDEGDVVRILRRTLDFLSQIPHVPHLPNSLRQNAYRAIQLIDRFPVNEAVE, encoded by the coding sequence GTGAACGTTTCCTCTACTCTGCCAGAACTAAATTTACGAGAGCTGTTTCCCTTTGAATTAGATGCGTTTCAGTATCAAGCGATCGCGGCTCTGAATGCGGGGCGATCGGTCGTAGTCTGTGCGCCAACGGGGTCAGGCAAAACGTTAATTGGCGAGTATGCCATCTATCGCGCTCTGGCTCAGGGGCGACGAGTGTTCTACACGACTCCGCTCAAAGCATTATCCAATCAAAAGTTACGAGATTTTCGCGATCGCTTTGGCCCTGAGCAAGTCGGGCTGCTGACAGGAGATGTATCGATCAACCGGGAAGCACCCATTTTGGTCATGACGACCGAAATCTTCCGCAACATGCTTTACGGCACTCCGATCGGTGAAGTTGGCACCTCAATGGTCGGCGTAGAAGCAGTGGTTTTGGACGAATGCCACTACATGAACGATCGCCAGCGGGGCACCGTTTGGGAAGAATCAATTATCTACTGCCCACCAGATGTACAGCTAGTCGCGCTGTCAGCCACCGTTGCCAACAGCGATCAACTCACGGATTGGATTGGTCGGGTACATGGCCCCACAGAACTGATCTATTCAGATTTCCGACCCGTTCCTTTGCGCTTTCATTTCTGTAACCCCAAAGGCTTATTTCCTCTCCTCAGCCAAGATCAAAAAAAGATCAACGCCCGCCTCAAACCTAAAGGAGGCCGAGGCCAACGCAAGCGGGAAGACGAGCCTGGGCTGGCTTATGTGGTCAGCCAGTTGCAGCAGCGGGACATGCTTCCAGCAATCTATTTCATCTTTAGCCGTCGTAATTGCGATCGCGCCATTACCCAAGTCGAGCATTTATCCTTGGTCAACGAGGCGGAAGCGGCAAAGCTGAAACACCTGATTGATGAGTTTTTGATGCGACACCCTGACGCTGGGCGGGCTGGGCAGATTGAGCCGCTCTACCGGGGTATTGCCGCCCACCACGCTGGAATTTTGCCTGCCTGGAAAGGCTTAGTTGAAGAACTCTTTCAGCAAGGGCTGATCAAGGTGGTCTTTGCCACCGAAACCTTGGCCGCTGGCATCAACATGCCTGCCCGCACCACAGTGGTTTCTAGCCTCTCCAAGCGCACCGATTTAGGACATCGCCTCCTCAATCCCTCAGAGTTTCTCCAGATGTCGGGTCGAGCGGGTCGGCGGGGGATGGACGAGTTAGGGCATGTCGTCACGGTGCAAACTCCCTTTGAGGGGGCCAAAGAAGCCGCATACTTAGCCACAGTCGGGGCTGATCCGTTGATCAGCCAATTCACTCCCAGCTATGGCATGGTCCTAAACTTGCTGCAAACTCACACCTTAGAGGAAGCGCAAGAGCTGGTTGAGCGCAGTTTTGGGCAATATCTCGCCACGCTGTCTTTGCGGCCCCAACAGCAGGCGATCGCTGATCTAACTAAAGAGCTTGAGCAACTTCAAGCTCAGCTCGAACTGGTTGATCCACAACTATTTTCGAGTTACGAAAAGCTACAAGAGCGCCTGAAAGAAGAACGCCGCCTACTGAAAATTTTGCAGCACCAAGCCCAGGAGATGCAGTCGGGTGACATTGCTGTAGCACTCTCATTTGCGATCGCGGGCACCGTACTGGGGCTGAAGGGAGAGAACGTCCCTACCGCCGACCCAATCCCAGCGGCTCTGGTGATGAAAACTCCAGGTTCTGGCCAATTTCCTTATCTCGTTTGCTTGGGTCAAGATAATCGCTGGTATGTCGTAGCGGTGGGAGACGTTGTCAGCTTGCGAGCCGAGATCCCTCGCATTAAGGCAGTAGACAGCCTCATCCCTCCCACTGAGATGCCGCTGAAACCAGGACAATGCCGTAAAGGCAACGAAGAAACTGGAGCGATCGCCCGGCAAATTCCTCCTGTGCCTTCGCTCCTCGAAACTGCCCCAGAAGTCCAAGCCCAACTCGAACGGCTGCAAGCGGTGCAAACCCAACTAGAGGCGCATCCCCTACATCAATGGGGCAATTCTGCCACGCTGTTAAAGCGGCAGCGCCGAGTCCAGAATTTGCAAGAAGATATTGCTCAACGCCAAGCCAAGTTAGAGCAGCTATCCCACCAGCATTGGGAAGAGTTTGTTCACTTGATTGAGATTTTGCAGACGTTTGGCGGCTTGGATGGCTTAACTCCGACTGTTCTGGGCCAAGCAGCAGCAGCCATTCGTGGAGATAACGAGTTATGGCTGGGCATCTCCCTCATGTCGGGAGAACTCGATGATTTGGACCCGCACCATTTGGCTGCCGCTTGTGCTGCTTTGGTCACAGAGGTCTCGCGTCCTGACAGTTGGACTCGCTACCAAGCTTCCTCGGCAGTTGAAGAAGCGCTGGGTGGCTTACGGGGCTTACGACGGCAGTTATTCCAGGTGCAACGACGGCATCAAGTGGCTTTACCCGTTTGGCTAGAAGACGAGCTGATTGCTTTGGTCGAGCAGTGGGCTCTGGGAGTGGAATGGGCGGAACTGGGAGAAAACACCAGTTTGGATGAAGGAGACGTAGTACGAATTTTGCGACGGACCTTAGATTTCCTTTCGCAAATTCCCCATGTCCCACATCTGCCAAATTCGCTGCGCCAGAATGCCTACCGAGCTATTCAGTTGATCGATCGCTTCCCGGTCAATGAGGCGGTTGAGTAG